The following nucleotide sequence is from Agromyces sp. SYSU T00194.
AGCATCAGCGGGATCGCCGTCACCCCGGCCATCCCGTCGCCCGTTTCGAACTGGTCGAGGAACAGCTTCAGGATGCCGCTGTACGTCGCCTTGAACGTCGGCGACGCGATCACCACCAGGTCGCTCGATTTCACGGTGGCGACCGCGTCGCCGACGGCCTGATCACCCCAGCCCATCAGGCCGGGGCCGAGCGTGACGAGGTCGATCTCGTTCCAGCGCTCGGCGAATGCCCGCGCGACCACGCGCCCGGCATCGAGGGTTCG
It contains:
- a CDS encoding NADPH-dependent FMN reductase, with translation MTLNVIVVAGNPKADSRTLDAGRVVARAFAERWNEIDLVTLGPGLMGWGDQAVGDAVATVKSSDLVVIASPTFKATYSGILKLFLDQFETGDGMAGVTAIPLMLGAGPAHFMAPELLLKPVLVELGATTPTQGLYLSDKHYAEEGALDEWLARWGASVTATAGAIRAVAADA